One Gracilinanus agilis isolate LMUSP501 unplaced genomic scaffold, AgileGrace unplaced_scaffold21338, whole genome shotgun sequence DNA window includes the following coding sequences:
- the LOC123254403 gene encoding uncharacterized protein LOC123254403: protein MSGIPYVGNTFPKRAIQPKCTSCPGHPYCSVCPSRKERSKSSNKTPGKPPTKQSTNPKAEETPAIETESAQKPACRGRPHCMLCMDRPENPSFLDCIIEGIDYLDRSLNSDPSPDHASKSTSKAKVDEAQSGSSSKKKSPTTSPSKTSQDQGQQKQSPNSLQCRPDSKGSLSSQVLSKGGATHLQDDPWMGASIPISHIPKLFEKIRAGWAAPPDPNAALWW, encoded by the coding sequence ATGTCTGGTATCCCCTACGTGGGTAACACCTTCCCAAAACGTGCCATCCAACCCAAATGCACCAGCTGCCCTGGTCACCCATATTGTTCCGTCTGCCCAAGCCGGAAGGAACGGAGCAAATCATCCAACAAGACTCCAGGGAAGCCCCCCACGAAACAAAGCACCAACCCCAAGGCTGAAGAAACTCCTGCCATTGAGACTGAGTCTGCCCAGAAACCAGCCTGCCGGGGCCGCCCTCACTGCATGCTCTGCATGGACCGTCCTGAAAATCCCTCCTTCCTGGACTGCATCATCGAAGGCATAGACTACCTGGACCGCTCCCTGAACAGCGACCCCAGCCCAGATCATGCCAGCAAGTCCACCAGCAAGGCCAAAGTGGACGAGGCTCAGAGTGGTTCGTCTAGTAAAAAAAAGTCGCCCACCACCAGCCCCTCGAAGACCAGCCAGGACCAAGGCCAGCAGAAGCAGAGCCCCAACTCTCTGCAGTGCCGCCCTGACAGCAAGGGCAGCCTTTCCAGCCAGGTGCTCTCCAAGGGGGGGGCCACACACTTGCAGGATGATCCTTGGATGGGGGCGAGCATCCCAATTAGTCATATACCCAAGCTCTTTGAGAAAATTCGTGCGGGGTGGGCTGCCCCGCCTGACCCTAATGCAGCTCTGTGGTGGTAA